A genomic window from Haladaptatus caseinilyticus includes:
- the cruF gene encoding bisanhydrobacterioruberin hydratase, whose translation MDRRDAETWLSAVVRENRFTIAVVFPLVGALMFVAGHEAWLPGWLARNPLLIIFGTLVMRSPLVAGLLPQIDRRAGIALVVLAAYTYGIEFLGVTTGFPYGRFHYQLELGPMLFGTVPAGLPVFFFPLVLNSYLLCLLLLGPHANSRLARLTASLAVVLVIDLVLDPAAVALGFWAYDGGGMYYGVPLSNYLGWVLSGVIAVGLVEFGFDWRTLRDRLDQCEFMLDDMVSFVILWGAMNAYFGNWIPVAIALFLFAGLRRIDRFDFVVGLPARETLR comes from the coding sequence GTGGATAGACGTGACGCGGAAACGTGGCTGTCGGCAGTCGTTCGTGAAAATCGATTCACTATCGCCGTCGTCTTTCCGCTCGTCGGTGCGCTCATGTTCGTGGCGGGTCACGAAGCGTGGCTTCCGGGATGGCTCGCTCGAAATCCGTTGCTCATCATCTTCGGAACGCTGGTCATGCGCTCGCCACTCGTGGCCGGACTCCTTCCTCAAATCGACCGCAGAGCGGGAATCGCACTCGTCGTGCTGGCGGCGTACACGTACGGTATCGAATTTCTCGGCGTGACGACCGGGTTTCCCTACGGACGGTTCCACTACCAACTCGAACTCGGGCCGATGCTGTTCGGGACGGTTCCTGCAGGGCTCCCCGTCTTCTTTTTCCCACTCGTGCTGAACAGCTACCTGCTCTGTCTGCTTCTGCTCGGCCCACACGCGAACTCCAGACTCGCACGGCTTACAGCCTCGCTCGCCGTCGTTCTCGTCATCGATCTCGTGTTGGACCCCGCCGCAGTCGCCCTCGGGTTCTGGGCGTACGACGGAGGCGGAATGTACTACGGCGTTCCACTATCGAACTATCTCGGATGGGTGCTCAGCGGGGTCATCGCCGTCGGATTGGTCGAGTTCGGATTCGACTGGCGGACGCTCCGTGACCGCCTCGATCAGTGTGAATTCATGCTGGACGACATGGTAAGCTTCGTCATCCTTTGGGGTGCGATGAACGCCTACTTCGGGAACTGGATTCCCGTCGCGATTGCGCTGTTTCTGTTCGCTGGACTCCGTCGAATCGACCGGTTCGATTTCGTCGTCGGCTTACCGGCACGCGAAACGCTACGATGA
- a CDS encoding phytoene/squalene synthase family protein, translating into MVTERQLTTSKTIHRRTGRTFYVATRLLPKRVRHPTYVLYAFFRTADEVVDDAAGVSPDEQRVELERLREQALGRESPDDPVLAAFREVADEHDIPDAEIEMFIDAMQTDIEKARYATYGELESYMRGSAAAVGRMMVAIMDTADPEWAGPHATALGEAFQLTNFLRDVREDIVERNRIYLPQTTLERHGVTNEQIIHRDHSESFSRVIRDELRRAESLYWKGVNGIQYLPEDCQFAVLLASVLYAEHHRLIRGHEYDVLSTTPQLSLTRRLWVLVRTRWHWRISRDPETVFRAVSSIPEANDYRAGTGAPAPVR; encoded by the coding sequence ATGGTCACAGAACGCCAACTCACCACCAGTAAGACGATACATCGCCGAACCGGACGAACGTTCTACGTCGCCACTCGCCTCTTGCCGAAACGAGTGCGCCACCCAACTTACGTTTTGTACGCCTTCTTTCGGACTGCGGACGAAGTCGTAGACGACGCGGCAGGGGTATCACCGGACGAACAACGGGTCGAACTTGAACGGCTTCGGGAGCAGGCGCTCGGCCGTGAATCGCCCGACGACCCCGTTCTCGCCGCTTTTCGTGAGGTCGCGGACGAACACGACATCCCCGATGCGGAAATCGAGATGTTTATCGATGCCATGCAGACGGACATCGAGAAAGCGCGATATGCGACTTATGGCGAACTCGAATCGTACATGCGTGGATCCGCGGCCGCCGTGGGACGGATGATGGTCGCAATCATGGATACGGCGGACCCGGAGTGGGCCGGACCGCACGCGACGGCGCTCGGGGAGGCGTTCCAGTTGACCAACTTCCTTCGGGACGTGCGAGAGGACATCGTGGAGCGCAACCGAATCTATCTACCACAAACCACGCTCGAACGCCATGGGGTCACGAACGAGCAAATCATACACCGTGACCATTCGGAGTCGTTTTCCAGGGTGATACGCGACGAACTTCGCCGTGCGGAATCGCTGTACTGGAAGGGAGTGAACGGTATCCAGTATCTTCCCGAGGACTGCCAGTTCGCGGTATTGCTCGCGTCAGTTCTCTACGCGGAGCATCACCGACTCATTCGGGGGCATGAGTACGATGTTCTATCGACGACGCCGCAGTTGAGTCTCACTCGAAGACTGTGGGTTCTCGTCAGAACTCGCTGGCATTGGCGAATCTCGCGCGACCCGGAAACGGTTTTCAGGGCGGTAAGCAGCATTCCCGAGGCGAACGACTATCGTGCCGGAACCGGCGCACCGGCACCGGTACGCTGA
- a CDS encoding spore germination protein GerW family protein, with protein sequence MVDFDRIESAMVRFHRSGTVERVYGDPISVDDRTVVPVANVGYGFGGGGDDDGSGFGGGVRATPVGVVEISPNETRWIRFDESRRATLALVAGFVLGWLLKRRK encoded by the coding sequence ATGGTCGATTTCGACCGAATCGAATCAGCGATGGTGCGATTTCACCGAAGTGGGACCGTCGAGCGGGTGTACGGCGATCCGATATCCGTGGATGATCGAACCGTCGTCCCGGTAGCGAACGTCGGTTATGGATTCGGTGGCGGGGGAGACGATGACGGTAGCGGATTTGGTGGCGGTGTCCGTGCGACCCCAGTCGGTGTCGTCGAAATATCGCCGAATGAAACGCGATGGATTCGATTCGACGAATCACGCCGAGCCACCTTGGCGCTCGTAGCGGGGTTCGTTCTCGGTTGGCTACTGAAGCGACGGAAATGA
- a CDS encoding ArsR/SmtB family transcription factor translates to MVDFLPSTVDSVAEEERDPRVVGVDSEDADKLVAALSSETGRNILSTLYEEPATPATIAERVDTSLQNVQYHLTKLEDGNLIEVADTAYSEKGREMKVYAPASGPLVLFAGNESDTVGLKSALSNLLGGLGVLGLASLVVQRLSTGSLFSFGGMSNSGGGYTGGDSAGDAGSGGAGNGNAGNEATTALNTDADGGATTQLSSDGGTTEAATRATETQTQSVGDATTTVLDQTTEFVGESTTTVRTVAEGSANAGLPPGVLFFLGGALILVLGFVVWYIRTGQRSN, encoded by the coding sequence ATGGTCGACTTTTTGCCCTCCACCGTCGACTCCGTCGCGGAGGAAGAGCGTGACCCCCGCGTCGTCGGCGTCGATAGCGAGGATGCCGACAAGCTCGTCGCCGCGCTTTCGTCGGAAACCGGGCGGAACATCCTCTCAACCCTTTACGAGGAACCAGCGACTCCGGCAACCATCGCGGAGCGAGTCGATACCTCGCTTCAAAACGTCCAGTATCACCTCACAAAACTGGAAGACGGCAACCTTATCGAAGTCGCGGATACGGCCTACTCGGAAAAAGGCCGTGAGATGAAGGTGTATGCGCCAGCATCGGGACCCCTCGTCTTGTTTGCCGGAAACGAGTCGGATACCGTCGGGCTGAAATCCGCTCTCTCGAATCTCCTCGGGGGACTCGGCGTCCTGGGACTGGCGAGTCTCGTCGTTCAGCGATTGTCGACGGGAAGCTTGTTCTCGTTCGGTGGGATGTCGAACAGCGGTGGCGGATATACCGGCGGAGATAGTGCCGGTGATGCAGGTTCGGGTGGTGCAGGAAACGGTAACGCGGGCAACGAGGCGACGACTGCACTGAACACCGATGCGGATGGAGGGGCGACGACTCAGCTATCATCCGATGGTGGAACGACGGAGGCGGCGACACGCGCCACCGAAACGCAGACACAATCCGTCGGAGACGCTACGACGACGGTTCTCGACCAGACGACGGAGTTCGTCGGGGAGAGCACGACGACGGTTCGAACGGTCGCGGAGGGGTCGGCGAACGCTGGTCTCCCACCAGGTGTCCTCTTTTTCCTGGGTGGCGCGCTGATTCTCGTGCTCGGGTTTGTGGTGTGGTACATCCGTACTGGACAGAGGTCGAACTGA
- a CDS encoding DUF7344 domain-containing protein, translating to MDGEPNSLGTLLQILAEPRRRYALYHLRRHDETTVTRLADNVAGWMDAVQSEPLSAQAHVQIYTELHHTDIPKLTAAKIVRLHEDDERVEVIRFPEMLSNLLDVTLEYDDEAS from the coding sequence ATGGATGGTGAGCCGAATTCGCTGGGAACGTTGCTACAGATTCTCGCGGAGCCACGACGACGGTACGCGCTGTATCATCTTCGACGACACGACGAAACCACGGTGACACGGCTCGCCGATAACGTCGCAGGGTGGATGGATGCCGTCCAAAGCGAGCCGTTATCCGCGCAGGCACACGTCCAAATTTACACCGAACTGCATCACACCGACATCCCAAAACTCACTGCAGCGAAAATCGTTCGCCTTCACGAGGACGACGAGCGGGTAGAAGTCATCCGGTTCCCCGAAATGCTGAGCAATCTGCTCGATGTGACCCTCGAATACGATGACGAAGCGAGCTAA
- a CDS encoding DUF7501 family protein, with protein MSSQTQRTRRTSWTNPERCPFCDAHLNDGGWGFIAHIRANPRCETEYDAWRERIASDMGGEWGG; from the coding sequence ATGTCGTCCCAAACGCAAAGAACAAGAAGGACCTCTTGGACGAATCCGGAACGGTGTCCGTTTTGCGACGCTCACCTCAACGATGGCGGGTGGGGGTTCATTGCTCACATTCGGGCGAATCCACGATGCGAAACCGAGTACGACGCCTGGCGCGAGCGAATCGCTAGCGACATGGGTGGCGAGTGGGGCGGGTAA
- a CDS encoding GHMP family kinase ATP-binding protein — protein MHFSVTSVMKAFAPGSVTAVFAPTESGDESRGASMAIEDGLVADVRAADRTDVVLDGERTEFEPVENLLDELGVTARVELDADVPIGCGFGASGAATLATALSANERYELGRSHDELVQLSHLAEVEAGTGLGDVFIQSAGGLLMDDGRGKRRWEPADIVEYVSYGGMSTSEALGDDELMSRVQTVGRRILTSFPENPSLERVTRDAWAFARELELPTSRVRDTVLEVEAEGGTASMAMLGETVFAVGIDGVLPNSTQISHEGAHLL, from the coding sequence ATGCACTTCTCCGTCACTAGCGTTATGAAAGCGTTTGCACCTGGGAGCGTCACGGCGGTATTTGCACCGACCGAATCGGGAGACGAGTCGAGGGGCGCGAGCATGGCTATCGAAGACGGCCTCGTTGCGGACGTGCGGGCAGCCGACCGAACCGATGTGGTGCTCGACGGCGAACGAACCGAGTTCGAACCGGTCGAAAACCTTCTCGATGAACTCGGCGTTACAGCACGGGTCGAACTCGACGCCGACGTTCCCATCGGCTGTGGGTTCGGCGCAAGCGGAGCGGCGACGCTCGCAACCGCACTCTCCGCGAACGAGCGGTACGAACTCGGTCGTTCCCACGACGAACTGGTTCAGTTATCGCATCTCGCGGAAGTCGAAGCAGGCACCGGACTCGGCGACGTATTCATTCAGTCGGCGGGCGGCCTTTTGATGGACGACGGGAGGGGAAAAAGACGATGGGAACCGGCGGACATCGTGGAGTACGTTTCGTACGGCGGCATGTCCACGAGTGAAGCGCTTGGCGACGACGAGCTCATGAGTCGTGTCCAAACGGTGGGCCGCCGAATCCTCACGTCGTTTCCCGAGAACCCGTCGCTCGAGCGGGTGACACGCGATGCGTGGGCGTTCGCCCGCGAACTCGAACTCCCAACGAGCCGCGTTCGCGACACCGTCCTCGAAGTCGAAGCTGAGGGTGGCACCGCGAGCATGGCGATGCTCGGTGAAACGGTGTTCGCCGTCGGAATCGACGGCGTCCTGCCGAACAGTACCCAAATATCACACGAAGGCGCACACCTTCTGTAA
- a CDS encoding cytochrome c oxidase subunit 3: MTDSAVGIDDTPTDTHESAHHERSRWPIVSAVGASVLYAGVALALLGRVTDVVPTIFGLVLAILGFVVFVGGLAGWLNQAYLTSYWQERASSEKRNAYRVTMGLFLLTDVATFGAGFAYYFIVRLGEWPSTELPNVLTSLVLINTGVLVLSSFTLHFSHVALEDEHRNRFLALLGLTILLGVAFVGGQVFEYYQFVVREGFTLTSGIFGSAFFGLTGLHGLHVSLGVVLLGIVFWRGLRGQYDADRDTSVATVSYYWHFVDVVWLFLVLVLYFGAEITL; encoded by the coding sequence ATGACGGACTCGGCGGTCGGCATCGACGATACCCCGACGGACACCCACGAATCGGCCCACCACGAGCGCAGTCGATGGCCGATCGTTTCAGCGGTCGGTGCCAGCGTGTTGTATGCGGGGGTCGCACTCGCACTGTTGGGGCGGGTGACCGATGTCGTTCCGACGATTTTCGGCCTCGTACTCGCGATTCTCGGCTTCGTCGTGTTCGTCGGCGGGCTGGCTGGCTGGCTCAACCAAGCCTATCTCACGAGTTACTGGCAGGAGCGAGCAAGCAGCGAAAAACGCAACGCATACCGTGTAACGATGGGGTTGTTCTTGCTAACGGACGTTGCAACGTTTGGCGCGGGGTTCGCCTACTATTTTATCGTCCGTCTCGGTGAATGGCCATCGACGGAACTTCCCAACGTGTTGACCTCGCTCGTGCTCATCAACACGGGTGTTCTCGTTCTCAGCAGTTTTACCCTCCACTTCTCGCATGTCGCACTCGAGGACGAACACCGGAATCGGTTTCTCGCTCTCCTCGGCCTTACGATCCTACTCGGTGTCGCATTCGTCGGGGGGCAGGTCTTCGAATACTATCAGTTCGTCGTTCGAGAGGGATTCACACTCACGTCCGGCATCTTCGGAAGCGCCTTTTTCGGTCTCACCGGACTGCACGGACTACACGTCTCGCTCGGTGTGGTTCTGCTCGGAATTGTGTTCTGGCGGGGACTGCGTGGCCAGTACGACGCTGACCGGGATACGTCGGTTGCTACGGTGTCGTACTACTGGCATTTCGTCGATGTCGTTTGGCTCTTTCTCGTCCTCGTGCTCTATTTCGGTGCGGAGATTACCCTGTAG
- a CDS encoding DUF6789 family protein, whose product MNRAVIELSIFGTVLCSCWLVFWLSRRRATQPDGGYQSTREIDVDLETLKQTVIHWTTTTNHREVGILYILFGTFAALWGGVEAMMMRTELLTPSADIWSVETYNALFTSHGITMLFFFVTPVFFGIANYFVPLLIGADDMAFPRLNAIGFWLLPPSLLLARGGLPAQVVGQFLRLFGVHGDLFRFFWTLQEPELGWTLYTPLSIQSPNPQVNFLLLGLHLSGIATTLGAINFIVTIAYERGNEIGWEHLDIFVWNILTTSGIILFAFPLLGSAVIMLLLDRNFATTFFTPDGGDPILWQHLFWFFGHPEVYIIFLPAAGLMSFILPKFTGRKLFGFTFVVYSTLGIGVLSFGVWAHHMFTTGIDPQIRASFMAVSIAIAIPSAIKVFNWITTIWSGNIRLSAPMVLCISSIGMFVVGGVTGVFLATIPVDIFYHGTYYVVGHFHMIIMGIIPFMMFAASYYWYPILTGRLYDRQLALFQSLLLVFGSVITFGTLIVMGLLALPRRYAVYPPEFAPFQRVATVGAFLIGLSVLLWLYNMLWSYWSGEPVRTADVWGLKRTQQFTREWQWFEGRLEERYGVEPTEPEITRPSSTTVPGEGSPTVLRSVEPLLRTVPRIAFAAGIGGLVGTTLMSGVLFTATILGIFDLSSFSELAELVGARGVSVGYLLFLAGGMTTWALLFAVFAEYLPGRPRIITGLAYATIISVGFALAFYTGQTGLQLLGYVVFVLIAHWFYGFGLAVTFQYLSSRWQVEG is encoded by the coding sequence GTGAATCGTGCAGTCATCGAACTGAGCATCTTCGGGACGGTTCTCTGTAGCTGTTGGCTCGTATTTTGGCTCTCCCGCCGCCGCGCAACACAACCGGACGGTGGCTATCAGTCGACACGCGAAATCGACGTGGATTTGGAGACGCTCAAGCAAACGGTGATTCACTGGACGACGACGACGAACCATCGAGAGGTCGGGATACTGTACATCCTCTTTGGCACGTTTGCAGCGCTCTGGGGTGGAGTTGAGGCGATGATGATGCGAACCGAACTGCTGACGCCCAGCGCGGATATCTGGTCGGTGGAAACCTACAACGCCCTCTTTACGTCACACGGAATCACGATGCTCTTTTTCTTCGTGACGCCCGTGTTTTTCGGCATCGCGAACTACTTCGTCCCACTTCTTATCGGAGCGGACGATATGGCGTTCCCGCGGCTCAACGCCATCGGGTTTTGGCTTCTACCACCGTCCTTGCTCCTCGCACGTGGTGGACTTCCCGCTCAAGTTGTCGGCCAGTTTCTTCGTCTGTTCGGCGTTCACGGTGACCTCTTTCGGTTCTTTTGGACGCTCCAGGAACCGGAACTCGGTTGGACGCTGTACACACCACTCTCGATACAGTCGCCGAACCCACAGGTGAACTTCCTCCTCCTCGGGTTGCATCTCTCCGGCATCGCGACGACGCTCGGCGCCATCAACTTCATCGTCACGATTGCATACGAACGTGGTAACGAAATCGGCTGGGAACATCTCGACATCTTCGTTTGGAACATCCTCACGACGAGCGGCATCATCCTCTTCGCGTTCCCGCTTTTGGGGAGTGCGGTCATCATGCTCCTGCTCGACCGGAACTTCGCCACGACGTTCTTCACACCGGACGGCGGTGACCCGATTTTGTGGCAACATCTCTTCTGGTTTTTCGGCCACCCCGAGGTGTATATCATCTTCCTCCCCGCCGCAGGATTGATGAGCTTTATCCTGCCGAAGTTCACGGGGCGAAAACTGTTCGGCTTCACGTTCGTCGTTTATTCGACGCTTGGAATCGGCGTGCTCTCCTTCGGCGTCTGGGCACACCACATGTTTACCACCGGCATCGACCCGCAGATACGAGCGAGTTTCATGGCTGTTTCCATCGCTATCGCCATTCCGAGCGCCATCAAGGTGTTCAACTGGATAACGACGATTTGGTCGGGAAACATCAGGCTCTCCGCTCCGATGGTACTCTGTATCAGCAGTATCGGAATGTTCGTTGTCGGCGGTGTAACCGGCGTGTTTCTCGCGACGATTCCTGTCGATATCTTCTATCACGGGACGTACTACGTCGTCGGCCACTTCCACATGATAATCATGGGCATCATTCCCTTCATGATGTTCGCGGCGAGCTACTACTGGTATCCGATTCTTACCGGACGGTTGTACGACCGCCAACTCGCGCTGTTTCAGTCCCTGCTCCTCGTCTTCGGTTCCGTGATAACCTTCGGGACGCTCATCGTGATGGGGTTGCTCGCCCTTCCGCGCCGATACGCCGTTTACCCACCCGAGTTCGCCCCGTTTCAGCGGGTAGCGACCGTTGGTGCGTTTCTCATCGGCCTGAGCGTGCTTCTGTGGTTGTACAACATGCTATGGTCGTACTGGAGCGGTGAGCCGGTTCGAACTGCTGACGTGTGGGGGCTGAAACGAACACAACAGTTCACGCGGGAGTGGCAGTGGTTCGAAGGGCGGTTGGAAGAACGGTACGGCGTCGAACCGACGGAACCCGAAATAACGCGCCCGTCTTCGACGACCGTTCCCGGTGAGGGAAGCCCGACGGTTCTCCGGAGCGTGGAACCGCTGTTGAGAACGGTCCCGAGAATCGCTTTCGCCGCCGGAATCGGCGGACTCGTCGGGACGACACTCATGTCGGGTGTGTTGTTCACCGCGACGATACTGGGCATATTCGACCTCTCGTCGTTCTCCGAACTCGCGGAGTTGGTCGGTGCACGGGGCGTCTCCGTCGGCTACCTCCTCTTTCTCGCGGGTGGGATGACGACGTGGGCACTCCTCTTTGCCGTGTTCGCCGAATATCTGCCCGGACGACCGCGAATCATCACCGGGCTGGCCTACGCGACGATCATTTCGGTCGGGTTTGCGCTGGCGTTCTACACCGGACAGACAGGGCTCCAACTCCTCGGCTACGTCGTGTTCGTTCTCATCGCTCACTGGTTCTACGGATTCGGACTGGCGGTCACGTTCCAATACCTCAGTTCACGATGGCAGGTCGAAGGATGA